The genomic stretch TCCATTATGGGGGTCGTAGGTAATTTAATTGTTTCAACGAGGTCTTCTTGGTCTAACTCTCTTATGCGTTCGTCGATGATGTCGATGACATAACATGAGTCGTCTATGGCTGGTGCTTTTAAGAATTTTGATAATATAAATTCTACTTTTTCATCACCTACCTCAAAATTCATttttcctctcttgacatctattatagcCCCATCTATTGATAAGAAGGGTCTACCTAGAAGGATAGGGATTTCGTCGtcttctttaatgtccatgacaacaaaatctGTAGGAACATAGAGTTGGCCAATCCTAACTaggatgtcttctaaaatgcctattGGATACTTAACGtatctatcggctaattgaaggGACATTCTAGTCGGTTGCATTTCTCCTAGGTTTAACCTATTACAAACggctaaaggcattaagctcacgCTGGCTCCTAAGTCCAAGAATGCTTTATCGATAACATGATTTCCTAAAACACAAGGTATAGAAAAACTTCCTGGGTCTTTCTCCTTTTTAGCGAGTTTATTTTCAGCAATAGAATTGCATTCTAAGGGTTTAGGATCATCAAGTCTTCGTTTGTTGGTTAGGATGTTCTTAAGGAACTTGGCGTAAGAtggtatttgggtgatggctttGGTGAATGGAATCTCGACATTGAGTTTCTCAATCACTTTTACAAACTTTTTATATTGGTTGCCTAATTTGGTTTGCTTAAGTCTTTGCGGAaatgggattggtggtttgtaaGGAGGGGGTGGTACGTAAACTTTAGTATCTTTCTCTCCTTCCTTATCTTTAACTTCTTCCTCTTTTTGTTTCTCAGGTTCTACTAGTTCCTCTACTTGTTTCTTGGGTGTGGTCACAACATTTTTCTTGGGGGGTTCTCGTTTATTCAACCTAGGGTTTACGGGTTCATCGTAAGTAGTTCCACTTTGTAGGGCAATTGCTTTAGCATGCCCCTTGGGGTTaggttgaggttgtccaggaaattGTCCTCCTGGTGTAGTTTGAGTAGCTTGTTGTTGTGCCACTTGATATAACTGGgtttcaagcattttgttgtGGGTAATTATAGAGTTTGGTTCCCAATTGTGTAATTAGTCCATTTAtatgaatgttttggttcatgaatTCCTTATTTTGCTAATTATGGGCTGCGATGAAGCTCTCCACCATTTTCTCAAAGTTTGACTTTGGGGAAGTAGCTTGCACTTGTTGGTTTGGAAACCAGACGCTCTTTGAGGTGTAGAGTTTTGAGTGGGGTTATTATTCTTATAGGAAAATtttgggtgattcctccatctAGGGTTATATGTGTTAGAATAGaggttaccttgggcgtaattgACCTGATCTGAGTTTGTGTCAGCTAAAAGATTACATTCAGCTATCGTGTGTCCTTGGGTTCCATAGATCTCGCATCTGGGTTGGATTGCGGTTGCGGTAGCTATAGGGTTAATCAGTAAACTTTCTACTTTTGGGGCTATAGTGTCCATTTTGGCACTCATATGGTCAAGGCAACTGACTTCGTAAATACCTCATTTGGTCTCTTTCCTCTCTACCGGTGCTCGTTTCGTTCCCCATTGGTAATGTTTTTGTGCCATATCTTCAATGAGAGCGCAAACTTCGGGGTAtggtttgttcatcagagcaccacatgcggcagcgtcgatggtcattTTGGTATTATAGATGAGTCTGTTATAAAAGGTATGACTTATAAGTCATTGCTCTAACCCATGGCGTGGACAGGCTCTTAGGAGTCCTTTGTATCTTTCCCAAGCGTCGAAAAGTGATTCACCCTCTTGTTGCGTGAATCTGGTTATTTGGTTTCGTAGGACAACAGTTTTACTCAGtggaaagtatctagcaaggaatactttCTTTAGGTAAAACCAAGTGGTTATAGAGTTTGCTGAAAGGGAATCTAGCCATGATTGGGCTCTATCTTTGAGGGAAAAGGGAAATAGTCATAGACGTTCACCTCAGAAGAAGCACCATTGGCTTTTAAGGTATCCGCTAATTGAAAAAAGACTTTTAGGTGTTGGTTCGGGTTTTCCGTAGGAAGACTGACGAACTGGTTCTGTTGCACTAATTGTAACAGAGAGGGTTTTAGTTCAAAGTTATGAGCTGGTAGGGaggggtttactatactagagTGAGGATCTTAGTTGGATAGTAGGGCGAAATCCTTAAGTGGTCTTTCATTTTGGTCTTCTTTCCATTGCTCTTTTAAGTCTTCGAAGTAAAAGACGAGCTCGGGCGTATCTTTCGGATTCCTCGATTTGCTGGTTGCAGTTGGACAAGTACTTGTTCCCCTACGTGCAAAAGTACCACcattagaacaaagaaagaaacaATGGTTTTGTAAGTACCATAATTTTCTAGGGAACAAAACCTCACAATGAAGGCAGATTGAAGTTTGCTAAATGAAAGCCACCTTAAAAATTGACTTTGACCCCTTGCAAGTTGAGGATGCTAGCTATGTGGAACCTATAGAAATTAATATGGTCAaaatttctgaagatttctacATGGTTGAGTTTGAAGAAAGTGAAAATCAAATCGAAGAAGCATTCCCAAAGGCTGATGAAGGATTTGTGGAATTTCTCTATAGGTGCAAGGCTGAAGACTCAGAAGTGATGTTGTGTCCTCGATGCAATGTTGTCTTTGACAAGAAGGTTGCGAGAAAGGTTGAGAGTGCTTAGAAGGAAAAAGAGAAGGAGATTTGAAGGAGAAATAGGTCATAGTCTCACTTTGGCAAGAGAGCGGTGCCCCAGATAAAAGAACAGGTGTCTGCCCAACAAAAGGATAGACCTAGTACTTACAAGCCTACGCCCAATGCTCCTCAAGGGAGGTGGGCTAGGCTTGCTGGCAATGAGTATGCTGGAAATCCAAAATGGTGGAACTTTAAGATTGTACGAGGATCCTCTATGACGTATCGAGAGAATTTCCAAATGTCAGAGAGGCGTTCTTATGGACATAACAATTACAAAGGTAAAAACCCCATGTCGAGGATGCAATGGAGGAGGTTTCAGAGGAAGAAAAAAGTTGATAGAGATGTTGCTGAGTCGAGTAACAATAAGCAACTGATGGGTTGTATCCATAAGTATACGGAGTATGTCcaagtaatataaaagattatcgatcccacaaagaccaatgtcaatctatcgattactattgttacgtTGTATATCTAAGGCTAATCGAAATAGAGTGTAATGCGTAcaagaaataaaaacaaagattgAATTCAAATAAATAATACTGGAACGTGATTCACTTCGATCTAATAGTACTCTTATTGTCTAGTAGTAACACTTACGGGGCAATATTTTCTTCTCGAAATAAAAGTTAATTAAACAGGAACCGTCGCGTTAGCGTAATCGGAACCGAGTTTTACTCTCTAATTTATACCTTCCATTTGTCACATATGGCCGAAGCTTACCATGTTAGAGTattaaactctttttttttaaGGAAATAAACTCTTAGCTCAattgaaaagtgattttgatttgaaaGTTTGACTTAAAAGGGTTCCGGACTTTGGCTCGGATAACCGGATCCTAAATCTATAAACGTATCCAAAAATAGTTTTACAATCGCCTTATAATAATATCAAAATTTCCTAATTAATTAATAAAGCACTTTCGCtgtttttatcaattaaaaactaTTACGTAATCAACTTTTATCAATTAATAGTTTTTATCAATTATCGATAATAATATCAACTTTTATCTAAAGTGTTAAACGGTTTTTGATCTTACCCGACGTAATCACGACTATTATGTAAATAGAAACACGGTCTCATTCATGTATGGCCGATCAATTTAAAtttagaaaaattgtttaaaaTCAAAATCATCCTCTAAAGTATTTCTACAGAAACAACATATGGAGTACCGTCGAAACGATGATCCTCACATCCCAACACAATAAATTCAGCTGGACATGACTATGGTAAACATTGCATATAATTGATTTGCAGAATAAGTCATTTAGGGATTAAAAACGTGATAAGTGTGTGATTGGTTTCCAAAAGAATGAAAGTGTCACTCTTAAGTTCGGTTCGAAGATAAATCTTTTAGCGGTAAAAGAATTTAAAACAAGTAAGTCGTGCGATaaagtaaacaaagtaaagcAGAGCAATAATGTAAATAAATTTAAAGCGGGACATGAAAATAAAGAATGTAAAGTGGTGCGGGAATTaaaataaagtaaagacagtgtGATATATAATAAATTGCGAATTGAAATAAAAACCAGCTCCAAATCGGAGACTTGAATCTGGTACAATGCTGGAAAGTAAATCTGACTTGAAGATAAATTTGACAGGAAAATAAACTTCTATGCTACAGTGCTGCAATATCGATTACAACAATAGTGCGATAACCTCTCGATGTGACAAATAATCGCTTTTAATATTGAGTTTATGCCTAATGCTGAAACTAAGAATGGATGATCAAAAACTAAGAATTTAAGACCTATTTATAGTGTAACAATGCCTTGGGGTCCAAGCAGCTGATTGAAAATTCGTGTGAGAGAATTTCTCTGGTCATGGGAGAGTGCTCCAACTGCCTTGACCAAAAGCTTCCTTAAGGAAGATGGTGCCCGCCATCCCCTacatggcgcccgccatgtgtgtaaagAGGGAGATCGTGGCCTTCTGACCGTTGGGACGTGGTCAACATATGAAGATGGCGTCCGCCATCTATACTTGGCGCCCGCCATGTGGAAAAATAGTGGGAGACATGATCTTGTGACCGTTGAGACGTGGTCAAACCATGACACGTCATGGCGCCATCCTTGCCCAACGCCGTGTGGGACGCCATGTGTgtatttttcacttaaaatcccCAATTTTTGCTCTTTTTGCATTGTTTCTTTGCCGGAGGCTTATTAGGGAACTGTTACctgaaaatgaaataaaacacAAGCATAATACAAGAAATTGACAAATAAAATACAATAAACATGTGCAATCGGAGCCAAATACGCAGTGTGTTTTAGTGTTATCAGCAACATCAGAATCAGGCAAATAATCAAGAAAATAAGCCAGTAGGAAGGAAGTTGTTTTCTCCCAAAACAACTCAGACAAAGACAAAGACCAAGGAAGAGGAGCAGGTGAAAGAAGATGAATTGATCACAGACAACTTCGACTCCAGGTCGGAGGGAGATTTTGATGTTCTATGTAATATAGTATATATGCTCCCTAGGGAGTACAACTGTGCGATGGAAGTTATTGAGATAGAAGATTGTGAAGAGGAGGAGCTGGCGAAACATAAGCCAGTGTGTTATTTTGTAATGAATAACAGGTGTATCGAAGAGAAAAATGTGTTCTTTGAACGACCCCATGAGGGTATAAATAACCACCTAAAGCCCATTTCTATAGGGGTAAAGGTCGAAGGTACCATAATCAATAAAATCCTGGTGGACGGTGGGGAAGTGGTGAGTTTAATGCCTCATTTTTTGTTGGCTAAAATAAGGAaatttgatatatatatatatatatttaaggcCCCATAACATGGTATTGTCCAATAATGAGGCTAAAAACTAGCCAGACCATGGGGGTCATTCAAGTGGATATAATGGTAGGGTATATTACTCGACACACTGTCTTTATGGTGATAGCGTCAAGAGCCATCTATAACTTGCTACTATTACATTTATGCCTCTAAGACAGAATAGTCAAAAATATTGAAGCTGACCAGGGATACTACATGGCCGAAGTAAGCTATGTagacaagagaaattttgacagAAATCTGGCCAACATAGTGCCATGCACACTAGCAAAATTTGCATATATGCCTCTAGAGGAGGCATTTTCTCTTTGAAACTCCACCATACTCGTGGGTTCACATGGGATCGTGAAATTATGGGGGAAAGGTCCTATGATTCTGACGAAATATGGCCAACAGGCTAGGGAGACGAATTTGGCGATGATGACTGAATTTGATGTGCTAGATCGAATCATAACCTACATGGCCGAGAATAGACTTAAAGAGGATTTGAAAGCTTAAGTACCACACATGGCTAGTAAATCCAAAGAGATAGAAGTGTTCGACGTAAGCCAAAGAGTTAACATTGAACCTCAACCAGTCGAAGAGTTGCGAATAACAGTGGGAAATGACGGTAAAAAAGTACAAAGGCTCGATTGTATTTACAACGATGCGACTTTGGGTTTTGAGAAGGACCGGGGAACATATACTATGAATATGCATCCTCAAGATCCATTGGAATGAATAAATCTAGGCGATGGATCGAACAGAAGGCCGACCTACATCAACACCAACATGGATCCAAATTTGAGGACAGAGGTAATTAAATTACTTAAAGAATTTAAAGATTGctttgcttgggattataacaAAATGCCAGATTTGAGCAGGGAATTGGTGGAGTTAAAGCTACCAATAAAGGTAGGCAAGAAGCCAGTCAAACAAACGCCTAAGCGTTTTGCCCCATAAATTATATTCAAAATAAAGGAGGTGATCGAAAGGCTCATAAGAAGCAAGTTCATAAGAAATGTCAGATATGTTGAATGGCTTGCCAACATCATTCGAATAATTAAGAAAAATAGAACGCTAAGGGTCTTCATCAATTTTAGAGATCTAAACGCTGCAACCCCAAAAGACAAATACTCAATGCCTGTCACTGAGATATTGGTCGACTCAGTAGTGAGTTTCAAATACCTTAGTAAGTTAGATGGTTattccggttataatcaaatttTTATTGCAAATAAGGATGTTTCGAAGACGGCATTTAGATTCCTATGAGCTTTAGGCACCTACGAATGGGTagtgatgccatttggtttaaagaataCTGGGGTAACTTACGAAAGGGTGATGAACTCTATTTTTTATGATTACATTgaaacatttatgcaaatatatattgACGATATAGTCATTAAGTTCGTTTCAAGAAATGGACATCTCGACCATCTCCGATACTCGTCCGAAAGGATGAGAAAACATGGACTAAAAATGAATCCTCTAAAATGTGCTTTCTGTGTGTAGGCAGGAGACTTTCTTGGTTTTGTAATCCACACAAAAAGGGATCGAAATAAACCAAAACAAAACGAGGGACATTATGGAGACGAAGGCTCCCTCGACTAAAAAAGAGTTGATATCTCTTTTGGGGAAGATCAACTTTGTAAGGAGGTTCATATCAAACCTCAGTGGCAGAATTCGGGCATACTCTGCCTAAAAAAGGAATATTTTTTGTGGCATCCAGAACATCAAAATGCATTTGACAAAATAAAGGAGTATTTAGCAAATCCTCATATTTTGTCCCCTCTAGTCAGGAGTGAAGGTATGAAGTTGTATATTTCTGCCTCATACTTGACTATGGGAAGTGTGTTAGCACAAGAGGATGATAATAGCATCAAAAGATCCATTTATTACCTCAGTCCAGTCTTGAATGATGCAGAAACTATGTATAGTCTTATAGAAAAGATATGTCTTTGCCTGTACTCTtcttgtatgaaattaaagcaatcTATAAAGCCAGTTGATGTCTACGTGTCTTCCCATTTTAATGATATAAAACATATGTTGTCTAAGCCAATTTTTCACAATTGAATTGGAAAATGGGCACTTGCTTTATCATAATATACCCTTACATATGTGCCTTTAAAAGCTATGAAGGGTCAAGTGGTTGTTGATTTTATTATGGATCATGTGATAGTCGAGACACCTTCAAATTACTTGGAAATGGAACCTTGGAGGTTATACTTCGATGGTTCCAGCCATAAGAATGGAGTTGGAGTTGGAATATCGATTGTTTCCCAAAGCAAGATTCCGACTAAGTTTAAATACAAAATTGAAGGTTCTTGTTCCAATGACATGGATGAGTACGAGGCTTTAATAGCCGGACTTGAGATCTTGTTAGAATTGGGAGAAAAACGGGTTGAACTAAAAGGAGACTCTGAACTAGTCGTGAAGAAAATAACGAAAGAATACAGATGTATTGAGGAAAACTTGGTCATGTATTTCGTTATAATAAATCGACTGATCAAGTGTTTCGATTTTGTGGATATCCAACATATTCCTAGATCTGAAAACCACGAAGCAAACAAATTGGCACAAATTGCTTCGGGGTATAAAGTGCCAAAGGAAAGGTTGAAAGATTTAATCAAAGTACGAGGAAGGGTATAAGCGACAAGACTTTCTCCCTCGGATCTAATGTTAACAAAGCTTGGATAAGTGGATCTAGAAATTTTTGAGATATGTACTATTGAAAATTTAGCCGATGCTGACTGAAGGAGGCCCATAGTTGATTACTTGAGGAACCCAGTTAGAGCAACAGATTGAAAGGTCAAATATAGATCGTTGATCTATGTGGTCATCGAAAATGAATTATTTAAGAAGACGAATGAGGGAGTTTTGCTCAAATCCCTTGGTGAGAAGGAAGCATACTTGGTTGTGTCGAGTGTTCATGGAGGATATTATGGTGCCTATTAAGTAGGGCATAAGACGAGGTTATTATTATGCCGCCAGGGCGTTTACTGGCCTACAATGCTGAAAGATTGCATAGACTTTGCTAAAGGTTGCCAAGAATGTCAGATCTATTCAGGTGCATAACATGTTCCTGCAAGTGAATTACATGCAGTTGTGAAGCCTTGGCCGTTTAGAGGATGGAGTTTAGATTTAATTGAAGAAATTAGGTCTGCATCTTCTAAGAGTTAAAAATATATTTTGGTTGGTATTGACTATTTTATGAAGTGGATCGAAGCAGTCCTTTTGGTTAATGCTGATCAAGAAGCAATAATTGAATTTATTCAAAAGCAAATTATCTATAGGTTTGGAATTCTTGAGACTATCAAGATAGACCAAGGCTCAATGTctactggtcgaaagatgcaagagTTTGCTTCTGAAATAGGAATTAAATTGTTAACTTCGAAACCCTATTATGCTCAGGCAAATAGACAAGTTGAAGCTGCAAAGTTTAATTAAGAAACATGTTGGGAAAAAACCAAAGAAGTGGCATAAAACGTTGGACCAAGTCTTATAGGCTTGTCGCACGTCTCCTAAAGAGGAAATAACTACAACGCCATTTCAGTTAACTTATGGGAGTGAAGTTGTCTTGCCTGCTGAAATCTATTTACAGTCAATTCGAATTCAAAGGCATGACGAAATTCCATCAGACCAATATTGGAAGATGATATTAGATGAAATGGTCGATCTGGCTAAAGAAAGGCTGGAAGCATTGGATGTTTTAATACGACAAAAGGAAAGAATTGCCAAGGTGTATAATAAAAAGGTTAAGTCGGAAGAGTTTTTGGTCGGAGATTACATTTGGAAGGTTATTTTGCTAATGGATTGATGAGACAGAGCTTTAGGCAAATGGTCCCCAAATTGCGAAGGGCCATTTCGGGTATTGCAAATATTTTCGAACAATGCTTATGAGATCGAGGAATTAGCTGTTGACAAACGAATTATAAGAGTGAATGGTAAATACCTTAAGAGGTATAAGCTTACGCTACAGGAGATTCAAATTTCTAAGGAATAGTTTGCAATAAAGAAACAAAAATGCTAGAATGGTATTGAAAGAATGCCAAAATGGCATAGTCATTACATCACGATTAAAGGTGAGCAAAATTAAAGGAAATACAAGTCTAAGCTGGAAATTTTGATTAAACTCTTTAAGTTTGGTTTTGGAGAAGTAGAGCCTGGAAATGAGTTGATCATGGATTTCTTCAAGAGAAGTATCCTCGAGTCCTAATTTGATAGAGGCTTCGGCATGTTCGACTCCCTTAATGGCTTCTTTGTCAATCATTTCTTTTATGGGGAGTGATTTTTCCCAAGCCAACTCAGCCTTCTCTTTCTCCAAGACGCCAATTTCTTTGGTCAGCTCGAGGATCTTAGCACAATGTTGGGCAATCTTGTCTTAAATCAAAGTATTCTTGTTGGTGTAATCCTGAAATTTAGCCTCAAGCTTGTCGACTTCTTACTAAGACACACCACTTGCGTCCTATGCCACTGCCATGGCTTCTTTCACCTGCCGAAGT from Lathyrus oleraceus cultivar Zhongwan6 chromosome 7, CAAS_Psat_ZW6_1.0, whole genome shotgun sequence encodes the following:
- the LOC127103118 gene encoding uncharacterized protein LOC127103118, whose amino-acid sequence is MLETQLYQVAQQQATQTTPGGQFPGQPQPNPKGHAKAIALQSGTTYDEPVNPRLNKREPPKKNVVTTPKKQVEELVEPEKQKEEEVKDKEGEKDTKVYVPPPPYKPPIPFPQRLKQTKLGNQYKKFVKVIEKLNVEIPFTKAITQIPSYAKFLKNILTNKRRLDDPKPLECNSIAENKLAKKEKDPGSFSIPCVLGNHVIDKAFLDLGASVSLMPLAVCNRLNLGEMQPTRMSLQLADRYVKYPIGILEDILVRIGQLYVPTDFVVMDIKEDDEIPILLGRPFLSIDGAIIDVKRGKMNFEVGDEKVEFILSKFLKAPAIDDSCYVIDIIDERIRELDQEDLVETIKLPTTPIMEDDEFKDPYIDDSLHECLALTPNHMPCPKKPTIELKELPKNLRYEFLDEELNRPVIVSAALNGDETNQLLDVLRKYPTTLGYNISDLKGISLFVCMPRIMLEEDSKSSREYQRRINTILSDVVKREVLKLLEDGIIYQISDSKWVNPVHVVPKKGGVTVVQNEKGEQVAKHIESGWRMCIDYRKLNKVTSKDHFPLSFIDQMLERLARHSYFSI